The following proteins are encoded in a genomic region of Bombus pyrosoma isolate SC7728 linkage group LG1, ASM1482585v1, whole genome shotgun sequence:
- the LOC122570572 gene encoding anaphase-promoting complex subunit 7 isoform X1, whose amino-acid sequence MSTLYDQIKLLYEQSLYSNVISLANLVLSLSEHNSDLLPVHGKFHIYVYYADAHFYLGKYKRAEALYKKSLQFRKCLLKSKGATKPLEGQKDLPTDVDIKFQIHLCLIKLKNPQEALQVLQSIPGKQRTPKVNMALAKMFHEQGMERSAITTYKEVLRECPLALEAAEGLLSLGVKGIEVNSLIVGCASSLSNLDWLNTWIKAHAHIHNREYTHAVSTLRSLDNVSLLRDNFNLLTTMGECYYYAGDDKNALLCLRRARIIEPDIMKGVDVYAAVLYKTHSVKELERLIPIITASNECSGEVYVAMAYSLYATRKLGRANTFTAQALNLNPNDIEATILRGNILIEQKKYQDALFFFRHAVQLKPYRYEPHKGLVDCLVGMHRLREAINIASGSCKQLGHTTRVLTLYASVLMKDPVSVGKAKNLLEKALLQDEVYLPAVYLLAEIYEQEMNLEAAIALLERQVEIQTACKLHQMLGDLWARVHNEEKALDHYAIALNLDPNNRRALEGMHRLDNSSNKLDTAYYMTVGEEQTDTTYDVGDGLPDTDNDEAPDESETEAVWSDMDLEANSQ is encoded by the exons atgTCGACTTTGTACGATCAAATAAAGCTCCTCTACGAACAATCCTTATATTCAAATGTTATTTCGCTT GCAAATTTAGTGTTATCATTAAGTGAGCACAATTCAGATTTATTGCCAGTACATGGAAAGTTTcacatttatgtttattatgcAGATGCTCATTTTTActtaggaaaatataaaagagcTGAAGCACTGTATAAAAAATCTTTGCAATTTCGTAAGTGTTTATTGAAATCTAAAGGTGCTACAAAGCCTTTAGAAGGACAAAAAGATCTACCAACTGAcgttgatataaaatttcaaatccatttatgtttaataaaattaaaaaatcctcAAGAAGCACTTCAAGTGCTGCAAAGCATTCCTGGTAAACAAAGAACTCCaaag GTAAACATGGCACTTGCAAAAATGTTTCATGAACAAGGAATGGAACGTTCTGCAATTACTACATATAAGGAAGTTTTAAGAGAATGTCCATTAGCCTTAGAAGCTGCAGAAGGTCTTCTTTCGCTTGGAGTAAAGGGAATTGAAGTAAATTCACTAATTGTAGGTTGTGCGTCCAGTTTGTCAAATTTAGACTGGTTGAATACATGGATCAAAGCTCATGCTCATATACATAATAGAGAATATACTCATGCAGTATCAACATTGAGGTCTCTAGATAATGTTAGTCTATTAAGGGATAACTTCAATTTATTGACAACAATGGGAGAATGCTATTATTATGCTGGAGATGATAAAAATGCTTTATTGTGCTTACGAAGAGCAAGAATTATAGAACCAGATATTATGAAAGG GGTTGATGTTTATGCTgcagtattatataaaacacataGTGTTAAGGAACTTGAAAGGCTGATTCCAATAATAACAGCAAGTAATGAGTGCAGTGGAGAAGTATATGTTGCCATGGCATATTCTCTTTATGCTACTAGAAAGCTTGGTAGAGCAAATACATTTACAGCACAAGCCTTAAATTTAAATCCAAATGATATAGAAGCAACAATTCTTCGAGGAAACATTCTGATAGAACAGAAGAAATACCAAGATGCGTTATTCTTCTTTAGGCACGCAGTACAATTGAAACCATATCGTTATGAACCACATAAGGGTTTGGTAGATTGTCTTGTAGGAATGCATAGATTGCGGGAAGCTATCAATATCGCCAGTGGATCTTGTAAACAACTTGGACACACTACAAGAGTTCTCACG CTTTATGCATCTGTACTCATGAAAGATCCAGTTTCTGTTGGAAAAGCAAAGAATCTTTTGGAAAAGGCATTACTTCAAGATGAAGTTTATCTACCTGCTGTATATCTATTAGCTGAAATATATGAACAAGAAATGAATTTGGAAGCTGCAATTGCATTACTTGAAAGACAAGTAGAAATACAAACAGCATGTAAATTACATCAGATGCTTGGAGATCTATGGGCAAGAGTTCACAATGAAGAGAAAGCTCTGGATCATTATGCAATTGCTTTAAA TCTAGATCCAAACAATAGAAGAGCTTTGGAAGGTATGCACAGACTAGACAACTCTTCAAATAAACTGGATACAGCTTATTACATGACTGTGGGTGAAGAACAAACAGATACAACCTATGATGTTGGTGATGGTTTACCGGATACTGACAATGATGAAGCACCTGATGAAAGTGAGACTGAAGCTGTATGGTCAGATATGGATCTTGAAGCAAATAGccaataa
- the LOC122570572 gene encoding anaphase-promoting complex subunit 7 isoform X2, translating into MSTLYDQIKLLYEQSLYSNVISLANLVLSLSEHNSDLLPVHGKFHIYVYYADAHFYLGKYKRAEALYKKSLQFRKCLLKSKGATKPLEGQKDLPTDVDIKFQIHLCLIKLKNPQEALQVLQSIPGKQRTPKVNMALAKMFHEQGMERSAITTYKEVLRECPLALEAAEGLLSLGVKGIEVNSLIVGCASSLSNLDWLNTWIKAHAHIHNREYTHAVSTLRSLDNVSLLRDNFNLLTTMGECYYYAGDDKNALLCLRRARIIEPDIMKGVDVYAAVLYKTHSVKELERLIPIITASNECSGEVYVAMAYSLYATRKLGRANTFTAQALNLNPNDIEATILRGNILIEQKKYQDALFFFRHAVQLKPYRYEPHKGLVDCLVGMHRLREAINIASGSCKQLGHTTRVLTLYASVLMKDPVSVGKAKNLLEKALLQDEVYLPAVYLLAEIYEQEMNLEAAIALLERQVEIQTACKLHQMLGDLWARVHNEEKALDHYAIALKSKQ; encoded by the exons atgTCGACTTTGTACGATCAAATAAAGCTCCTCTACGAACAATCCTTATATTCAAATGTTATTTCGCTT GCAAATTTAGTGTTATCATTAAGTGAGCACAATTCAGATTTATTGCCAGTACATGGAAAGTTTcacatttatgtttattatgcAGATGCTCATTTTTActtaggaaaatataaaagagcTGAAGCACTGTATAAAAAATCTTTGCAATTTCGTAAGTGTTTATTGAAATCTAAAGGTGCTACAAAGCCTTTAGAAGGACAAAAAGATCTACCAACTGAcgttgatataaaatttcaaatccatttatgtttaataaaattaaaaaatcctcAAGAAGCACTTCAAGTGCTGCAAAGCATTCCTGGTAAACAAAGAACTCCaaag GTAAACATGGCACTTGCAAAAATGTTTCATGAACAAGGAATGGAACGTTCTGCAATTACTACATATAAGGAAGTTTTAAGAGAATGTCCATTAGCCTTAGAAGCTGCAGAAGGTCTTCTTTCGCTTGGAGTAAAGGGAATTGAAGTAAATTCACTAATTGTAGGTTGTGCGTCCAGTTTGTCAAATTTAGACTGGTTGAATACATGGATCAAAGCTCATGCTCATATACATAATAGAGAATATACTCATGCAGTATCAACATTGAGGTCTCTAGATAATGTTAGTCTATTAAGGGATAACTTCAATTTATTGACAACAATGGGAGAATGCTATTATTATGCTGGAGATGATAAAAATGCTTTATTGTGCTTACGAAGAGCAAGAATTATAGAACCAGATATTATGAAAGG GGTTGATGTTTATGCTgcagtattatataaaacacataGTGTTAAGGAACTTGAAAGGCTGATTCCAATAATAACAGCAAGTAATGAGTGCAGTGGAGAAGTATATGTTGCCATGGCATATTCTCTTTATGCTACTAGAAAGCTTGGTAGAGCAAATACATTTACAGCACAAGCCTTAAATTTAAATCCAAATGATATAGAAGCAACAATTCTTCGAGGAAACATTCTGATAGAACAGAAGAAATACCAAGATGCGTTATTCTTCTTTAGGCACGCAGTACAATTGAAACCATATCGTTATGAACCACATAAGGGTTTGGTAGATTGTCTTGTAGGAATGCATAGATTGCGGGAAGCTATCAATATCGCCAGTGGATCTTGTAAACAACTTGGACACACTACAAGAGTTCTCACG CTTTATGCATCTGTACTCATGAAAGATCCAGTTTCTGTTGGAAAAGCAAAGAATCTTTTGGAAAAGGCATTACTTCAAGATGAAGTTTATCTACCTGCTGTATATCTATTAGCTGAAATATATGAACAAGAAATGAATTTGGAAGCTGCAATTGCATTACTTGAAAGACAAGTAGAAATACAAACAGCATGTAAATTACATCAGATGCTTGGAGATCTATGGGCAAGAGTTCACAATGAAGAGAAAGCTCTGGATCATTATGCAATTGCTTTAAA ATCCAAACAATAG